The Argentina anserina chromosome 5, drPotAnse1.1, whole genome shotgun sequence genome includes the window TATAAACTTTTCCACAAAAATTTACTTGAATCTTAATTATAATTCTCGATATTTTTCGtgaatgaaaaaaacaaaacaaaaaaagagtaaCGAACTTCTACTAGGGTCGATCTGGGATCGTTATATTCAACTCCTCAATGATATGAACAAATCATGTAAGTTTCGTAAGAAAAACTGAATATCAAGATCCAAAGTGACAGTACTCGAGTGGCCAGGTGACAAAGTTTTCATCTTTCTTGTTACCATCCTTTTCAATATTGTGCTTTAACCTTTTAACACCCACTTAGTATTGTCTCTTTTAAATCATATGAGGTAGATAGTCAGTGACCGACTGACCGttgttggaaaaaaaaatagtgtcattttgaattttgattgaagtttgtatGATGGTGCCTTATAGTACAAACTTCTCCGCATTTTGCGATATGATTGATTTAAATATGGAAAAAGATAGGGCAGTGAGAGCACAAATGAGAAAACAAGTTCTATGAGAATGACAGGGACCAACTTCTAAACAAGTCAAATTTTGCAAGTTCATGTTATCATGTTCATGTTTATGGAATTGAATTAAATTGATAGATTACATATAAATCATATGTCGTACTGTAAAGGTTAAGGACTTTCTTTGTGCTTTGCATAAAAAATGGAAAAGGTTGAGCATGCATCAATGATATTACTCACTGATCCAGATGTGAAGATAGGCCAAGCAACCCTGAAGCATATGATTTTTCCTATGTTATGAGAAGCAATTATAACTTTAAGATGCGGTGCTATCACAAGGAATTTGGTATGTCTAACTCGATACAAGTGAGTTCTCcagatgtaaaaatacacttTCATGCATCTAAACCACAAACACATATTACACAGAGAAAAAAGTAGAGAATATACTCAATATAGAGCAACATCAAAGGAATTCAGAACTCCCTACTCAATTTCAACTGCATGGTTACTGGGATTGCATCGAAATTGAAACTCCGGAGCCTAAAGCCCTAAACTAATCCTCACAGTCATGACCTAATCATAAACCACTGAGCCTGAATTTCAGTAGGAGCCATAAGAGTGACCTGGTTATGAGTATGTAGGTAGCCGGAACTCTTGGATTTCAGATTCCATTTTTTTCGTttaaatgagaaaaataaCTTGTACAAGCATAGGCCTCTTAGACTCGAGGTCGAATAACAAGGCTCTTGCGCTCGAGGTTGCAAGCTATATTGGGAAACaattgaagaagatgagtGATCGAGGTTGGCATGAGCATCCATAAGACCATAACAACGTTATCTtttctaaaaatatatttgaagcTGATAAACTAATTAAAACTCGTTTACAAGAATCTGAATGCCCAATGATCTTAACGAGTCTCCAGGTAGATTTTGTAACCTCATTGACAACATCAATCACCAATTTTGAATGACCTCGACCTCCAACCTTGTAAGATCTTTCTGTTTATGTAGATTAGGAATATTTTGTAAGGTTGTAGCTTCAGCAACCAGAACAGTAATTAGAAGAATTCTTAACGTGTATTAATGTTTTATCAAATTCCTGAAGTTTACGTGGATAGGAAAAGAGATTCAAAATTTTTGATTCCACATGATCAAACATTATTTGCTCAACTACAAAATGACATTCATGCGATATCGATATGAATTTCGTTGTTCACACTACTGACGTCTTCAATCATCCTATCAAAATAACATTCCGAAATATTTCAGTGTATTTGACAATCTTTTTTCTCGTGTGATTAGCGTTCCATTTTGATGGGATGGGATAAAATTGAGCTCGAGTTTATTTAGAAAGGAATTGACGGGTTATTCCAACCCTCGgttggaaaaaggaaaaacatatAATCCAAACGGCACCGTTTGAAGCGCTCTCTCAATAATTTCCTCTCCTCCGTTCAAAAGCTCTTCTTCTGCCATTCTCTCATTTCTCTTcagagaaagaaaacaaaaaatcggAAAATGGGCAAGCATCTGAGCGACGACCAAGTCTCCTCAATGAAGGAGGCCTTCACGCTCTTCGACACCGACAACGACGGCAAGATCGCCCCATCCGAGTTAGGGATCCTAATGCGGTCCCTGGGCGGCAACCCGACCCAGGCCCAGCTCAAATCCATAGTCTCCGAGGAGAAGCTGACGGCGCCGTTCGACTTCAACCGGTTCCTGGAGCTGATGAGCAAGCACATGAAGCCGGAGCCTTTCGATCGCCAGCTCCGCGACGCCTTCAAGGTTCTCGACAAGGACGCCACCGGcttcgtgtccgtgtccgagCTCCGGCACATCCTGACCAGCATCGGCGAGAAATTGGAGCCGTCGGAGTTCGACGAGTGGATCCGGGAGGTCGATGTGGGCAGTGATGGCAAGATCAAATATGAGGACTTCATCGCCAGAATGGTCGCCAAGTGAGGATttgatctctctctccctctgtgATTTGAAACTCTTAACATTgctgtgtgtgtgtttgtggaAATCGCTAGGGTTTGATCTTCGTTTTTTTTATTGGTTTGTGATGAATTGAATTGTGTATTGAATGGCTTTATGGAAtataatttggatttgatggaGTATAATTTTCTATTTCTGTTAAATTGATGGTTTTAGCATGGTGATGCATGTAGTTTGCATTGGTCATTTAATGGTGGAGATTGATTTAATGCCTGTCGAGTGGTATAGGGTGTAGAATGGTGAAGGAAGGAGATCATGTCGTCGTTATGGGGTCTTAGGATTTGAGGATTTCAATTCTGGAGTAATGTGATTGAGTAGGCATGTTCTTTCTTTGGTTGTTCTGGAGTTTTTGTTAGCAATGTCATAAAGGTTATTCCTTTGAGAAGATGGCATTGGTCTGGAACCCTGGATATTGGATCGGCCATTTAGTAGGTGATGGATGAATGTGTTCCCCTGTCTTTTTCGCAAAATGGAAAGGATTGAATTACGTAAATAGAAATAAAACTCGAGAGTATCAGGGGTTtcagttttcttctttttggggCAGCTGCTTTGCATGGAAGTAGGTTACTTTTTCCCAAGTTTGTGCTCGCCAAACACGGGAAGAGAATCATCCAGAAACTTTCTTCAGCCAGCCTTCAATTCCTTTCCACCTCTTATTTATGAACCAGTAGAGGCCCTTCAGGAGCCTTAAATCTAGTGCTTATTAGTGTGATGAACATTGGAAAAGATTATGTAGGTGACAGGGGAACTGGATATCGAGCATGGGTAGCTTACATGTTTGGGATAAAGatcttgaatgaaattttgaagCTTAATGTCCAACTGCTCGGGTGTAAAATGTTGTGTACTTCATGCATAGAATGTCAGTTTACCTGAAGAAGGGGGGTACTGCTGTTTGAGGAGGGGGAATTTAGACTTGGAAATCAGATAAAGCTGAATGCTCTTTCATCAAGcgcatattgtacatttgaaGTTTTAGTTTGAAGAGATTGTCAAAATCTTTACAGACTGAGAGTCAAGCACCTGTTGTACATTTGAAGTTTTAGTTTGAAGAGATTGTCAAAGTCTTTCAGATAGAATCGCATAGGTTTCCGAGCCTGTAAAATGTTGAATGTTCCCGTGCTCATATGTCTTCCATCTCTAAACATTACTCAGCCAGCAAGTATCATCCATCTCTGCTTTGAAAAGTGTTGAAACAATTAAACATGGATGCACGCATATTAGAGGCTTTCTAGACCATCCCAACTCATATCCCAGGAGATGAGTGCTGGCTGCTAATCATCAAACGGCATGGGGAAATTAGTAGCTTTGGACCCAGAACTCGGTTTAAAAGTAGAGAAAAAACAACATGATACTCTGCTTCTATGAAACAAATTTCTATGAAACAAATAAAAGACGGGACTGCGTAAAGTTAACCGACATGCAGGTAGCAAAGGAAGCTAAGGAGCGACCATGAAACTCTTGGCCGTTTGTAACTGAAATTGGAAACAACTTGGCCCGAACAGACTTGTGTAATTGTTCTACTGTCTTAAGTCATATCTCAATCAATCTGTACTGCTCGCTTAGTACAGTTCATGGCAGGAGAGCAGcatctttcttttcttgctaCCCCTGATTCAATATACAGCTTGAACATGTGTTCTTGTGCCAAGATCATTACTCTCTATGGTATTTATTTGTAACTATGCCCTCTACGCAATAAGAagagaaaatgaagagaaagCATTCACAGAAATACTCACGTAAAACAAGAAATGCGACATCAGTGAGACTGAGACCAAACTTTGAACAATTACACAAATGAGAAACAGCAACGATGTCAAGATGTTCCAATTTACAAGACTTGTCTAAGCTTCTGATTACAGTTTGAACTAATGTACAAAGATCTCACACATAAAGAAAGCAAATGAAGAGCAAATGTTTCCCACAATCGCATAACTATTTCAGGGGGTACAGTGTGTTGTTTCTTAAAGAATTCAAATAGCAACGAAACTACCATGTGTTCGTTACTCAAGGGGCAAAACTTTGCATTGCTGACAAGCTGGTCTTCTAAGCTATGAGATTCTGAAATTTCTGAAGGTGGTGGGATCTGACGTTCTTCATTAGAAGTTTCTGAATTTCCCCGGTCCTCCTTGGATGGATCATCCGGATCTTTTTTGTCCTGATCTCTTTTCTCATTCTCTTCACTT containing:
- the LOC126796326 gene encoding probable calcium-binding protein CML13 codes for the protein MGKHLSDDQVSSMKEAFTLFDTDNDGKIAPSELGILMRSLGGNPTQAQLKSIVSEEKLTAPFDFNRFLELMSKHMKPEPFDRQLRDAFKVLDKDATGFVSVSELRHILTSIGEKLEPSEFDEWIREVDVGSDGKIKYEDFIARMVAK